The genome window CAGGGGGCAGCTGGTCACCACTGGGGTACATTGGGTGACAAAGTGCTGCTACTGCACTTTGGCATTGTACTTCTACTGTGCATTCTGCTCTAGTCAACTTACGCCCCTTGATAAAACACACCATGATACATTTAAGGAAAAGGGGAGCTCCCTTATTGTTCTCATGTACCTTCTGTCAAGTTCTTCATCCTTCTCAGATGAAAAATCTGAACCTTGAACtatctgttgttttctgctctATTCCTAggtgtgttttactgctgtgaGGAAATTCTTGGGTGACTGCTGACTGACTGGATGTTGACTCCACAATGCACAATGTCTCTTCTCAGCAAGGAGGGGACAATAGTGATGGAGGAACAGTAGGAATAACAGAGCAGGAAGTATGCTGAAGAGGACAGGAAATAGGAAGCGCAAAGCAGGAATAAACGCTGTTGAAATAGCTGGAGGGAAATTTCCATACCACTGGTATACCATACAAGGTTCTACCACAAGTAAATTCTCTGCTGTCCTTGAAAGACATAGAGAGTGAGCCTCTCCCAGAGATAAAAGGTCTAATATAAGGAATACATAAGTTTTGACATTAACACTGATACACATCAACTCAGTGGAGATATGCATCCTGGGGGACATCCAATTGTTTGTCTTGTGACATTTGACCTACCTGAGCAATGTGTGTAAGCAAGTCTTAGTGCCAAAATCAGTATTTGTTTGTCCATTAGAGTATGTATCACTTTATGAGACTACGCCTCTGAGCTTGTAGCCATCAAAACTCAAACTGTCATGAACTGTAATaaaatttaaaggaatagttagatGAAAAGAAGATTCCACTCTCATCTCTATAGGCTGGAGTTGATTGGCTAAGATTAACCCCAAGACTGTCAACAGGGGAAACTGGCTCTGTCCAAACGTTAAAATATCAGCCTAGACCAGAACTTCTAAAACCCACTGAGTAAAATGTTGATTCATGTTTGTTAGCTGCCTCCCTCTGCTTCCGGTCCATATGCAaggctaagctaatcacctggCTTTAGCATCCTGCTTACTATACAGATATTCCTTCAGCATAAGAAAGTTaataagtatatttcccaaaatgttactACTGTAACTATTACTTTAATCTTTACAACagatgatggaaaataaaatcagatatGTATTGTACATACTATGATGGGATTGTGACTCAGACTTATAGTATTTTCCTACTCAGCTTTTTGTCCTGCTATGTATCCATATCTATCCCCCTGTCTCCTGTGGGATAGTCCTGTCTAAGAACTCTGGCAAACTTCATTTGCTGGAGGGTATTTCTTTTGTTCAGTGTAATTATTTTCCAAGTTTGCTTTTAGATACTTTGAAGTTGCAATCTGAAACTAACATGAGGaaaaatataaactgaaaatgtgccAAAGTGTACTGTTTTCCCATATGGAAAAGTCTGGATTTCTAGAGTTTAGAAAAGGACAGTGCCTGTTGGTCATGACTGGAGTCATATGGGGTGACTTAATGAGCGATGCTATACGGTAAAACCTCAGGTATGTAGGCTTTAAAGTTAAATGACACTGCAGTCACTaagtaatgaaaatgtattaatgtgGGATATAACTGATTTAGGGTCAGACTTGAACCTGTAAGATGTATTAATCATTGCAGTGGCTGCATTTATTAGTCTGACTGCACCAAGTTACACATCATTCAGCGTATTGGGGTAGGTACTTCAAAGTCACCATGTGATCAACATTTTTTGGTCCAAATCTTCAGCTTTTCCTCCATCTTAGAAAAAGTTCTTAAGGACCAaacactgggggaaaaaaattacgTGCAGCAAGGTCACAGCAAGTCCTCCACCCCTCCAGGCAGGAAGTGCCGAGCACAAATCGTCTGTGGGGCTCTGCCCAtcagaaacaggaagaacaaAGTGCAAACCAGCAATGACACCACACCCCTCACACTAGGAAGATGGATTGTGTTGCTGAACACCTTGGTGATATCGCAACAATCAATGACAAAGACAATGGTAACCTAAGATTAGGTATGGCTGCCATAGCAGtccattttcaaaaataattaatatcaATATACATAAGTAGTAGAAGTAAGATAGTGTATAAGAAGTAGTGatgtgaaaaatatatttaatgggGTTTTAATGGTCCTCAGTTGggaaaatatcaaacaaagcCTGATTCTTTGCCCATTATCAGGGAAAGAGAATTTTAGATTGAATATGTAGCCCTTGTAGTACCTATTATCGTGCTAAATTTCCTCTTCTCTTAAGCAAAAGAGATCAAGacaaaccaaaacatgcagCCCTGAACCACCCCCAAAACACAGCATGGATGCATTTTCATTGCAAATATCTCTTTAAAGAGCGGCCTTGGCAGTAGCGAATTGAATACACTCCAGGCAATTTCAGTCAAAGGTAAACACATCCATCACATATTCAATAATTTGATAATACCTCACAAGcaacacatttcctgttttaatacaaaaaaagtGAACAGAGGAGGTGTGTTTCCTTGGAGATGTATTAGGACAGACTTTAAGAAGGATTTAGATGTGCACCACTGCAATGTATGTAGAGAAAAATGTATGAAGATAACACATGAGTgctcacaatcacacacactcacacatattgGGATCATATAGCAAGACAACACTGTTTTGTTGAGTGTATATAGAGTTTAATTACATTGTGAGCAGTGGTGATAAATCACCAGAGTATTAATCAAAGCACTACAACAGAGAGAGTCATCAATCACTTActacagcacaacacaacatcagCCTGTAGCCTCTCCTTGTCTTGTGGCTGGCAGCCCAGCTCTGCACCCAACATGGGACATATCGCTGTGACACATTATCATTAGCACAATCAACACCACTTTGGATGTCCTGACAGAAAGCCATCAAAAAGGCAAATGGATATGGAGATGTATGGGGCCATAAAGATGACAAACCCTGATTCCCATGTCAGTGTATGTGTAAGGGAACTGTGCAAGGAGAAAATGagattttcttctctgttttctgagaAACTGGAGAGCAAGATGTGGACAGGCACAGAATATCACAGCAGTTCCTCTGAGGTTCTTCTTCCAGGCAAGGTGTCATTCTTTTGATAGCCTGCCATGATCAAGTATTTCAAGTAATGGTCTATTCAACTGTGGACTCTTCAATCTCTGCATGGACATGTTAACTGTATTTGGCTGTGATGGATGGCAGAGAGCCGGGTCACCTCAAAGGCATGGCAGTGACATTCACAATGTCCCTGCTTAAGGTGGGAAAATGACAGATGGCATTTCAGTGGAATCTATAAAAATGTGTCAGGGCTGCAAGATGTTTTGACTTCTAGCCCTCTGCTGCCCTACTTTAGATCTATGCGACACTTAACATCACTTGAAGATCCTCAAAATAATACTGGAGGAAAAACCCACAGGGGAGACATTGCTTCAGGCAGATGTTCAGCGTACAATCTGAAGTGCCCATGAACAATACTGTCACAGCAATGGGCCTCCTTCATAATACAaccaattttttaaaaatcctctgGGATTCTGTCTTCCATTTTTTGGATTACATTTCATTGAATCACTCTGCTGTTTAACATGAGAGCATAGCTGAGGTTAAATGAAAGCGgacaagacagacagaacaaatagaaagagagagagagaggagggctgAGATGGCAGGCAGTCATCTATGAAGGACATGGCCACAGCAGTTATTTTTAGTTATCAGTTTTCAGAGGCTGTCATTCGGAACATCTCATTAAAAATGTGGAAGAGCCATCAAACCATTCAAATCACAGAGACTCTGAGAAATATTTGATCGCACCAGGCTATCAGTGCATACATTAGCCAGATTTTGGTGACCTCTGCAAAAGGTatctcctccatgtttccttTAATATTAGAGGGGGTGTGGACAGATGGATTAATTATCTTCTTGTGCCCATAGGCATGTCTCTTAAAATGCATAGAAGCCCATCCAAGGTTTATTAATCATTCTATATAATGAGAGATTAAACACCGGGATTCATTTGCACAATGTGGACACAGAAAATCAGATACTTGAGGGAGACGCCCTCACTAGTAAAGTCATTAAACTTAATAACAGGATCTCAGTTTCATGCCTTATTCATGCTAAGCGCCTCATCTAGTAGTTCACAATGAGAGCAACTCAAGTAAATCTGTAAAATGGTTATTGTTTTTACCATCATATACCAAGTTGTTTTGTTCAGATGTTTGTTGCAACAAAAGGACGCAATAATAGCACATAGAAAAGCTTCAAATAGATAGATTGATTGAATTATTGCATTGAATTGCATTCAGTTATTTGCATCCAGGCCAATTTGATTAATTCCTGTCCTTGAAATAGGTTTATTCGACTCAAATGGGCAATTTTCTCTCCTACTGTCTctcctcgactgttaactgGTTTTATAGATAATTGCTAAAGTTATAGGGCTGAACCATGCAGAGCAAAGCAATTATTGACTAATTACTAGTAGaactaaattatttaaatatttttgccaTTACTGAACCTATTGATTAGACATTTTTACAAGGGCCAAACtaattcaaacattttcaacattaagACAAATGTACCCAATACACCAATAACCATGGATATTTGTGTTAGAGATAGTTTGATATAATTTACGGTAAGTATGCACAATTATGGATGTGCTTTGCACATAGACCCTATAGGGCTTTACATCTGCTAAGCAGTGCCTCATAAACGTGAAATGCTGCCATCTGTTGGATATTTGGTGTATTCGCTATCTATACAGTGGACTGTTGACAGTGCTGCCTTCATCGCTATTGGAAATATTGAAACTCAGTTGAAAATTAGCTACAGCTAAGATAGCTTATCTGTCTTTTATAACCCATGACACTATGGCTCTACGACAATATAGCTCTATTGGTCCCTAGTTAACACAGCACCCAAATCTATATTTGTCCTAGGGAATATTATGATATTACTTCCTGAGAGATATAGAATTTCCTACGGCTAAATTCGACATTTGAAAGCAGATAAGTAGCCAAACATGGCGGACACGGATGAGCCGTAAGTAGCTGCCGAAGAAACAAGCAAGAAACAGTCATTAACTGCCCGAAAGATGCTTTCAAGTCTCATTAACCTACGAAAGCACAGCATGAATGAAccttcttttattctctctttttagggagaagaaaagaaggagagtAGTGGAGCTGACTGAGAAGTTAGTGATGAATTGGTAGAACTGGCGGAAGGTTTGAGGTTACTAAGACAGGAGGAAGGTTAACGTTAGCTAGCCGAGGAAGCTAACCTAATACTGGTTgtgaacaaaatattaaaatagctAGTTTACGGACAAAATTACTTGCTAGCTGAGCGTGAGTAGCTAACACGTCTATACAGTGATTTTTTGTGGTTTCATTCACCTCTATTCAAAGTTAAAGGTCTTAACTGTATATTCTCACTGTTGACATGTTAGCTATTCACCTAGCCCAGCAACTGAGAGTTGAGAATCCAAATGCCACCGGGTCACAAACTCTCACTTGTCAGATATGCAGTTCAGGCTATATTTTCATGGAGGGGTTAAACGTTTTATATCAGATGGGTTACATGTATAAGAGAGCAGGTGCTGAGATGGGGCAGGCATCAAAACACCAGTGAATGTTTATACTGTAGTTCCATTCAGTTTCTTGAACCTCTTCAGTACTTGCATGATCTGCTGTGAACTGTAAATACCACCCTTactatgttattattattagtattcaGTTCAAGTCTGGGTTGATTCAAGTTTTTTGCATGATTGTAGACTTTGTGTAATATCACACCATACACTATTATGTGTGTCACCTATCATTAAATACTCTGAGATTGTCCGAGTATTTATCTTAAATGTACATATTGTTGTCTTCAGGATGGTGGTGGATGGAGGCAATGGACACACCTGTGAGTGGGAGGGGCGATGGAACCATATCAAAAAGTTTCTTCGAAAGATCGGGGCCTTTCACACATCCTGACTTTGAACCAAGCACAGAGGTagcaattttttatttatcattccATCTGTCCTGGGCCGTCTTGTATTACTtttaaatataatgtgtttGTCATCTTTTACCACAGTCGCTGCAGTTTATGTTAGAGACCTGCAAAATCCTGGTGATCGGTGCTGGTGGGCTGGGTTGTGAGCTTCTGAAAGACCTGGTACAATCACTATTATTatcaaatgtttgaaatgtataATTGAAATTGTAATAAACAATCAACATgtagttttcttgttttcattccTCTCGTGGCTCAGGCTTTATCTGGCTTTCGCAACATCCATGTTGTCGACATGGACACAATTGATGTTTCTAACTTGAATCGTCAGTTTCTTTTCAGGTAAATCAGTCATTATGATATGCATTCTGTTTAAAGTTTATGATGTGTATTATTGAATTATGTAATGACTGAATCAAGTAATTATTATCTTCTGTTGTCTAATTTTGACCAGGCCAAAAGATGTAGGTCGATCCAAGGCGGAAGTTGCAGCTGATTTTATCAACAGCAGAATACCTGGATGCTGTGTAGTCCCGTATCCTTTTGACAGTAATGTATTGTGTGTCAGTGgttcaaaaaaatgttttttggatTGGAGATGCTAGATAGAACATGGTATCCCTGCCATTGTATGTCAAAGACTGTAAAACTCTGATAACAAACATGCAAGCAGCTATActcaacacaaacatacagtaggCACCATTCTTAATGCAAGGTCTATATGAACTTCTCCTTAACACTTTGTGCAGACATTATACAAAAATTCAAGACTTAGATGAAACATTCTACAGACGTAAGTATCTTTatgaaatttaattttatgtGTTGGGAATGATTGGCAGAGGTGTAACAGTACAGCCAATTtggtgtttcagttcagtggcACATATAGGCTCATGGTGTGATACACTCAGAATAGTTTTGATTACAATAACCTACTTGAGACCAAATGATAGGTTGAAAAGCCGTTCCAGCACTTAAGCTGGAGCCAAAAATTAACTTCATTTTGCTGAACACTGGCTCTCCTAACTAAAGCTGATGCAGTCCCACTCAGCACTGCTCACATAGTCAGATATGTGTTGAATTGGGATCCAtttttcagctctgtgatgCACATCATCAAATACTGTTCCACAGTGTTTTGTTACATCCCTGCTGGTTAGATTACATCATTATCAGGCATGAGGTTTGAATGTAtgcatctctctgtgtttatctaGAATTCCACATAATTGTCTGTGGACTGGACTCTGTAGTTGCCAGGAGGTGGATGAATGGTATGCTGGTAAGTCATTCCTCTTCATTACAGTCTTTCTTGTTACATTTGCCAGTTATCTGTGTGATTTTCTTTGAGTAATACCTGTAATTAAGTAATGGTAAAGCTGTTGGTTGTTGTACAAaccctctgcctctctgtgcagCTGTCTTTGCTGGTGTATGAAGATGGTGTTTTGGATCCAGGTTCCATCATTCCTTTAATTGATGGTGGGACAGAGGGCTTTAAAGGCAATGCCAGAGTCATTCTCCCTGGCATGACTGCCTGCATTGACTGTACCCTTGAGCTTTATCCCCCTCAGGTAAGGCACCATTTTCTATAAAATTATGTTTACAGACATGGCTTAATGGTCTTACAACATCAGTTCCTGGTCAGTTCTCTAAAATAAATGTATCTTTGTAGATCAACTTCCCCATGTGTACAATAGCCTCCATGCCTCGTTTGCCAGAACATTGCATCGAGTATGTTCGGATGCTACTCTGGCCCAAAGAGACGCCCTTTGGAGGTATGAAATCAGTCTGTTAAATGGTTGGAATGTCTCACTTGCAAGACCTGTGAACATGTAAACtagttttgcatttgtgtgtgtatgtgatttaGATGGTGTGGCCCTGGATGGAGATGACCCAGAGCAGATCCAGTGGGTGTACCAGAGATCTCTGGAGAGGGCAGCAGAGTTCAACATAACAGGAGTCACATACAGACTAACCCAGGGTGAGTGTACAAAGCACATTTATCTGTCACCATTAGAACAATGCTACTTTTCTTGCAGCTCCTCTGGGAGACGAGCCAAAATACATAAAAGGCAGCAAGCTGCTGCCATCTGAATTATTTTGGAACCTTGATATCATAGTCTGTGTcttcaaaacatttctttctaGTACAAAAAACCAACATGTCTAATTGATGTTTACTCTAACTAACAGACTTGTGTTGCTTTTATTTCCTTGATTTGATTTTTAGaactaaacaaaacacatttgttaatATCCTGTTAAAATGTTGCAGGTGTTGTGAAGAGGATAATCCCTGCTGTAGCATCCACAAATGCTGTTATTGCTGGTAAGTAATTGAGATTGAGTACATGAGAAGGTTCCTCAGTAGAGACCTGTGAATGAAGCCTAGCGATATAAGAGTTAATCATTTCCAAACAGTTCTGAGtatactgactgactgtaaacAGAAATCTGTACCCAgatgtaacttttttttctgctttatatGACCCAGCTGCTTGTGCCACCGAGGTTTTCAAAATAGCATCAAGGTTAGTTTGCAGGTTTTGCTTGGCAGCCATATGCACAAACTAAATCTTTATATTAACTGCTTATGCCTTTCACCATTTCTCATTATGTTACCTTTTCCGTCTGCAGTGCCTATATACCTCTCAATAACTACATGGTCTTCAATGATGTTGATGGCCTGTACACATACACTTTTGAGGCAGAACGAAAGGTTTGTCCCTGAATTGCATCTGTCAGCTCACGTTTGCCAAAATGATCAAATAGCCTTTTGGATAAGGTATGTTTATGTTCACTCTTGTTGCAGGAAAACTGTTCAGCCTGCAGCCAAGTACCTCTGGACCTACGCTTTGCTCCATCTTCCAAACTCCAGGAGGTGCTTGACTACCTGACTGAGAGTGCTTCCCTGTAAGTTTGCCCACCTCATCATAATTTATTACCAATTACTACAGTATAACTAACATTCAAGTTCAGGTTACGGTCATACTGTGTTATCTTCTTGTTTgatttgtatgtatgtacaaTGCATTATCTTCAACaaccaaatatattttttccagACAAATGAAATCTCCTGCTATAACAGCGACAGTGGAAGgaaagaacaaaacattatATTTACAGGTAATTAACCTGTGGTTTTCAGTTCAGTCCCATGGTTGTGTAAATCTGAGGTTCTCCTGCTAATGTGAGTGTGTACTGATGAAATTAGTTAGTTTTAGCTTGAACTTACGTTCAGTTGgtattttgttttacagtctgTTGCTTCAATTGAACAGAGGACACGACCAAATCTCTCCAAAACTCTGAAAGGTGAGGTGCTTTATTTATACTGAATACTACTTCCTAGAATTGGCACAGCACACAATTTGAATTGGCCAGAATACAATGAATACATGATGAATGAATACTGTGTGTATTGTGACTCAGTTTTGttatgaacatgtttttttccagagctgGGGCTGACTGATGGACAAGAACTGGCTGTAGCTGATGTCACCACACCCCAGACAATGTTATTCAGACTCTGCTTTACCTCATAGGATGAACTCAAGCACTCCCACGACAAActgatgtcatttttatttcttggcCAATTATGACTGGATgcagaatgtttaaaatggCCAAAAACCAGAGCAGTTTACAGTGTACTCAGTCGCAGTATAAATGATTATACAGTAGCTAATTTAATTCTTTTAATGTACTTGTTGACTAAAGTTAATGTTTTGCACTGAAAAGCCAAATCATAGTTCACACCATGTCATGTTTTGGTGATATACTGTCTACAAATGTTATGGATTTCTGCATTAATGTGTTCTGCACTACAACCTAAAGCAAGACAAGCAGTGGTTACTTTGGAAAAATTTGTCTGTACTTGTTCTggttttgaatatttaaaatatttatttattccaacATAGTTTTTTAGTTGCAGTAACCACTGGAGTGGCAGTGAACAGACACTGATAATGATCAATAAACTGGaataaaagattttttcttaaaaagcagtgtttctgttttttaatgtatcGTGATTGTGggaatgaaataaaagtcactCGGAGAGTTTAGTATTTCTGGATTGAAAAGCCTTACTGTACTGAGACTGCCACTTTCCTTTAGAAGACCTTTGTTTACACGAATCAGCACAGCCTTAATTTTCAAGGAATGGGCTAACTTCTAAATAAAAAACCAAAGTATTAACATATTGAACTATTAATATATACTACGCAGTTCTGAAATCCAAATCTTATAATTGACGTTAAATAGTTAAACTACTAAAATGTGGGCCTGGATTTTGGAGGATCTCCCTCTGCTGACTGGACTTCTCACCACAGCATTTCAGGCCCAGACAGATCGGATCATGACGTCATGGTGCTACGTGGAAAGGAAGTAGCGAGCAGGCTAATGCTAGCTGGGCTACAAGTTGAGAGCGACCAAAACAAACGATGACGGCCGAGCAAAGGAGCCGAAAAAAAGCTTGGATTAGCCATGGAAATGCTTTTGCTTTGATAGTAACGGTAGAGTCCCTGGCGCGGTATTAGAGATATCTGTATTTCTACATGACTGACTCGCAGAAATTATGCGTTTTTGAGTGCCAAATGGTCAGTTTGCGAGCTGTAACTGTATCTGGGATTGATGCTGTCCCTCTACACCAACGGTATGCGTTGGCTAACTCATAGCTTTGCTAACTAGCTACGTTGTAGCTAGCTGTCAACAGAGCTTTTCTTGACAGAACAACAAATCTGAAATAGATAAATATTATTCACACCGGGTTAAGGTTGACAGCGAAAGATGTCTTGACTGCTGAAGTGACCGTGC of Lates calcarifer isolate ASB-BC8 linkage group LG12, TLL_Latcal_v3, whole genome shotgun sequence contains these proteins:
- the uba3 gene encoding LOW QUALITY PROTEIN: NEDD8-activating enzyme E1 catalytic subunit (The sequence of the model RefSeq protein was modified relative to this genomic sequence to represent the inferred CDS: deleted 1 base in 1 codon), with the translated sequence MADTDEPEKKRRRVVELTEKMVVDGGNGHTCEWEGRWNHIKKFLERSGPFTHPDFEPSTESLQFMLETCKILVIGAGGLGCELLKDLALSGFRNIHVVDMDTIDVSNLNRQFLFRPKDVGRSKAEVAADFINSRIPGCCVVPHYTKIQDLDETFYRQFHIIVCGLDSVVARRWMNGMLLSLLVYEDGVLDPGSIIPLIDGGTEGFKGNARVILPGMTACIDCTLELYPPQINFPMCTIASMPRLPEHCIEYVRMLLWPKETPFGDGVALDGDDPEQIQWVYQRSLERAAEFNITGVTYRLTQGVVKRIIPAVASTNAVIAAACATEVFKIASSAYIPLNNYMVFNDVDGLYTYTFEAERKENCSACSQVPLDLRFAPSSKLQEVLDYLTESASLQMKSPAITATVEGKNKTLYLQSVASIEQRTRPNLSKTLKELGLTDGQELAVADVTTPQTMLFRLCFTS